One genomic segment of Corynebacterium durum includes these proteins:
- a CDS encoding phage gene 29 protein family protein: MEDIYPYQVADNHHPLSWVFFNAGGLSLDLETAEALARHVFDALGCGKPGSAAVPSIKYDALGGSGGPWEPGVWIPVKDARMGVSVTVPHVDVGAMSEAERAELRAVLDAADDAARASSLIDAEGGEANGG, encoded by the coding sequence GTGGAAGATATATACCCTTATCAGGTTGCTGATAATCATCACCCACTATCGTGGGTTTTCTTTAACGCGGGCGGGTTGAGCCTTGACCTGGAGACCGCTGAGGCGCTGGCACGCCATGTTTTCGACGCCCTTGGATGCGGGAAACCAGGCAGCGCGGCCGTGCCGTCCATCAAGTACGACGCGCTTGGCGGGTCTGGCGGGCCATGGGAGCCGGGTGTGTGGATACCGGTGAAGGATGCCCGCATGGGGGTTTCCGTGACAGTGCCGCATGTAGACGTGGGGGCAATGAGTGAGGCTGAACGCGCTGAGCTGCGTGCGGTTCTTGATGCCGCCGATGACGCGGCACGTGCAAGCTCCCTTATCGACGCCGAAGGAGGTGAAGCTAATGGGGGTTAA
- a CDS encoding phage tail tape measure protein, with protein MSATDGTMFVPVLPDFSKFFSGVEKASKESGDKAGKDFSEAMQDGMDRAERARNKAADAYQRAMDRAQASAEKATVQQLKLVEAVEKYGDESVQAIDAANKYAQAMREVERNESSAASASKQLEKAEQALAKAAGEADNAISLQTKNFGKFGTAMDATEGKANKWRSVLSGMGADADGFGGKLSGIIGTVGKFGGLIAGGLGIAGGVSFFGDAIGKGRELSQVMGSLQAVTGSTSDVMAQVSQRARDLGNDETLAGTSAASATDAMLALAKGGMSVSDAMEAAKGSIQLAGAAQVDAGTAADIQIAALNGFHLAASDASLVADVLTNAANNSATGLVELGDSIKYAAPTASTLGISLQDTSTYLGLFANLGIKGSEAGTAMRSALLSLTNPSKEGAKALAEMGVNAFDAQGKFVGMREITGQLAAAQDRMGASAFTAAAATAFGREAVSFATTAANSGVEGFDNLRASLDRQGSAGETAGAKLSGLNGVMDRIGNAVDDLQLRLYELAEPKLSEWGDKLGNAIGWITDKIPTVIGFLKEHKDLLVVTGGAVAGVASGMVALKAAQTGLWAVSAISSYAKMLSAFPALLAAQRAGTLQATAAQMGLNAAMLINPIGLIVAGIAAVVGALVLFFTKTETGKRIWGEFTSFMGQALQPVFTLFDNLKAAWGEITEAFNGGDAGFGALMDIFGADKAQAIVDFAERMGVVFQNVKASIGELFAAFQGDDAGIGGLTALFGADAAQGIADAFTTVGNAMEWIRGIITDSLSGTFTSLWNTVTTLATTMNGLGQTIAGGVWNALQGLWALLLQLWNLLEPVLMPVLKTVGIVVGGVIIGAILGAVKAVEGFAWILSQATNALSWIVTNGFNPLISIIGVVIQWVGTNLADATRAGIQFLGDVWNAISVGISWAWNTLIKPAWDALEYAAKVGLAVIGTVVLTPLLLAWEALSWGIKAAWENLIKPAWDLLQGAANFMWTSVLMPIFGFIKFEWNGLSLAIRLAWDTIIKPTWDLLMAGITWLANNVFTPMVGLIKAAWDGLGSGIKWVFDFVITPTWNLMQTGLQALGDFFSNIWNNYVKPTWEALGNGIRWVADNVVHPVFEGLKDGLTRVRDWFSQTVDNIGRIWDGIKDKTKKPVEFVVNTVYNGGIRKAWNTVAKLVGLDELPEHHFATGGVMPGYSPGRDIHHFFSPTGGLLSLSGNEAIMRPEVTTAMGGEPAVNALNDAAIRGGVSRVRKLLGEGAAFAKGGVFRTLAFAKGGVFRTLAFAKGGVFPNGGTEQRDKLTERIASLFDAIKSEHGKPYQYGGTGNPSWDCSGLWSGIVQFLNGGNLRGGRIFNTESNFGNFGFVPGLSGRVTIGVLSGKGGGENGHMAGTIDGVNLESAGDHGVQIGGAARGSDNGMFNHVYTLQEFLGEFISGGNGGGGGFNLGAMVKGLWDAAISKIGDFPGKDKNGDFGKLPGAVAKTLADKAWDFVKSKIGVFAGSAGVAGSAESWREMAMAAMRRQGFNADDPRQVNAMLAQIMSESGGNPGIAQQIVDVNGTGDSAGVGLLQIIPGTFAAYRDPELADDRRDPWANMNAALRYYRAKYGGDLTSVWGHGHGYDSGGWLKPTPNGFGTYYNHSGEPEAVLTGPQWRGVEKLADGVYRLSKPLGDMVAGFPAAVRQIGDALQHTATTGDYPGAPLIDEDSPLVDAALAVHRETDLLATARGELGTAFAGGDDGYGALADLLGNDELARNLVNFTGNVGVAGQELSTAFAGGDDGYGALADLLGNDELARAIVTGIGDVGTAVRETSAAIDRAHKGFNEWAAENENHGRIGSPEEWALHYGSAAGASMLDDALGLFGLDGIVGGTLKDSFVELVNQSANYTNGALDYYGVPSARFGHISKDSLKPLSVLDNDGRVPKVEVAQPATVEVNDTVTESKPAATGDPSGGKQTIIVQLEGDKTYTGEQVKKMFNQLDEKYDSLKFEVEDLKDKNTAPVTSGVGGIV; from the coding sequence ATGTCTGCAACAGACGGGACAATGTTCGTCCCAGTTTTGCCTGACTTCAGCAAGTTCTTTTCCGGCGTCGAGAAGGCAAGCAAGGAATCCGGCGACAAGGCCGGTAAAGACTTCTCGGAAGCCATGCAGGACGGCATGGACCGCGCGGAGCGCGCCCGAAACAAAGCGGCCGATGCTTATCAGCGGGCTATGGACCGCGCGCAGGCTTCAGCCGAAAAGGCTACTGTCCAACAGCTGAAGCTTGTCGAGGCGGTTGAGAAGTACGGCGATGAGTCGGTTCAGGCCATCGATGCGGCGAACAAGTATGCGCAGGCCATGCGCGAAGTGGAGCGCAACGAATCTAGTGCAGCATCCGCATCCAAGCAACTTGAGAAAGCTGAGCAGGCTTTAGCTAAAGCCGCTGGTGAGGCCGATAATGCCATATCGCTTCAGACTAAGAATTTCGGCAAGTTCGGCACCGCAATGGACGCCACGGAAGGCAAAGCCAACAAGTGGCGTTCCGTGCTGTCTGGCATGGGAGCTGATGCTGATGGGTTCGGCGGTAAACTGTCCGGCATTATCGGCACCGTCGGTAAGTTCGGCGGGCTGATCGCCGGGGGCCTGGGAATCGCGGGCGGCGTGTCTTTCTTTGGCGACGCCATTGGCAAGGGGCGGGAGCTGTCCCAGGTGATGGGGTCACTGCAGGCGGTGACCGGCTCGACGTCCGACGTTATGGCGCAGGTCTCGCAGCGCGCCCGCGATCTTGGCAATGATGAGACGCTGGCGGGCACTTCGGCCGCATCAGCAACGGATGCGATGCTGGCGCTGGCGAAAGGCGGCATGTCCGTGTCCGACGCGATGGAGGCGGCCAAAGGGTCGATCCAGCTGGCGGGCGCGGCGCAGGTGGACGCTGGTACAGCGGCTGATATTCAGATTGCCGCACTGAACGGCTTCCACTTGGCGGCTAGCGACGCTTCCCTTGTTGCCGATGTGCTGACGAATGCGGCGAACAACAGTGCTACGGGCCTGGTGGAGCTTGGTGATTCCATCAAGTACGCCGCGCCTACGGCATCTACCTTGGGTATTAGTCTTCAGGATACTAGTACTTACCTGGGCCTTTTCGCCAACCTGGGCATCAAGGGTTCCGAGGCTGGCACTGCGATGCGGTCCGCGCTGCTGTCCCTAACGAATCCATCGAAAGAAGGGGCGAAAGCCCTTGCTGAGATGGGTGTCAACGCGTTCGACGCGCAAGGCAAGTTCGTGGGCATGCGGGAAATTACTGGGCAACTAGCGGCCGCGCAGGACCGCATGGGGGCATCGGCATTCACGGCGGCGGCGGCCACCGCGTTCGGGCGTGAAGCGGTGAGTTTCGCGACGACGGCCGCGAACAGCGGCGTTGAGGGGTTTGACAACCTACGCGCTTCCCTCGACAGGCAAGGCTCTGCAGGTGAAACTGCAGGCGCTAAGCTTTCCGGCCTAAACGGCGTTATGGACCGTATCGGTAACGCGGTCGATGACCTGCAGTTACGCCTGTACGAGCTTGCAGAACCGAAACTGTCCGAGTGGGGCGACAAGCTTGGCAACGCCATCGGCTGGATCACCGACAAGATTCCCACAGTAATAGGGTTCCTTAAAGAGCATAAGGATTTGCTGGTGGTCACCGGCGGCGCTGTCGCTGGCGTGGCTTCCGGCATGGTGGCACTGAAGGCGGCGCAAACTGGGTTGTGGGCAGTGTCTGCGATTTCCAGCTACGCCAAGATGCTTTCAGCGTTCCCCGCGTTGCTGGCGGCACAGCGCGCGGGCACTTTGCAGGCCACGGCGGCACAAATGGGCTTGAACGCAGCCATGCTAATCAACCCTATAGGCTTGATTGTCGCCGGTATAGCCGCCGTTGTTGGTGCCCTGGTCTTGTTTTTTACGAAGACCGAGACGGGCAAGCGGATTTGGGGCGAGTTCACCAGCTTCATGGGGCAAGCCCTGCAGCCGGTGTTCACACTGTTCGACAATCTGAAAGCCGCATGGGGTGAGATTACCGAGGCTTTCAATGGCGGCGACGCCGGATTTGGTGCCCTCATGGACATCTTCGGCGCTGACAAAGCGCAGGCAATCGTAGATTTTGCTGAACGCATGGGCGTTGTATTCCAAAACGTGAAAGCTTCTATCGGGGAGCTGTTTGCTGCGTTCCAGGGTGATGATGCAGGTATCGGCGGCCTGACCGCCTTGTTCGGCGCTGACGCTGCGCAGGGAATCGCCGATGCTTTCACGACCGTGGGGAACGCGATGGAATGGATTCGCGGGATCATTACGGATTCGCTGAGCGGCACTTTCACGAGCCTGTGGAACACTGTCACGACCTTGGCCACGACCATGAACGGGCTTGGGCAAACAATCGCGGGCGGGGTGTGGAATGCCCTTCAGGGGCTTTGGGCACTGTTGTTGCAGCTGTGGAACCTACTTGAACCTGTGCTGATGCCAGTGCTAAAGACCGTTGGCATCGTTGTTGGTGGCGTGATCATCGGGGCGATTCTTGGCGCAGTGAAAGCGGTTGAAGGGTTCGCCTGGATACTCTCTCAGGCAACTAACGCTCTGTCGTGGATTGTCACAAACGGCTTTAACCCGCTGATCAGCATCATTGGCGTGGTGATTCAGTGGGTGGGAACGAACCTGGCTGACGCTACGCGCGCAGGCATTCAGTTCCTAGGCGACGTCTGGAACGCTATTTCGGTGGGCATTTCCTGGGCGTGGAATACCTTAATCAAGCCTGCTTGGGATGCTTTGGAGTATGCAGCGAAGGTTGGACTAGCGGTCATCGGTACCGTGGTGCTGACACCGCTGCTGCTGGCTTGGGAGGCCCTGTCATGGGGCATTAAAGCCGCATGGGAAAACCTGATTAAACCGGCATGGGATTTGTTGCAGGGAGCAGCAAACTTCATGTGGACTAGTGTTTTGATGCCGATCTTCGGGTTCATCAAGTTTGAATGGAACGGCCTGAGTCTTGCCATTCGTCTTGCGTGGGACACGATCATCAAGCCTACATGGGATTTGCTGATGGCCGGTATCACATGGCTGGCAAATAATGTGTTCACACCCATGGTCGGGCTCATTAAAGCGGCGTGGGATGGCTTGGGGTCGGGCATCAAGTGGGTGTTTGACTTTGTGATTACGCCCACTTGGAACCTGATGCAGACTGGTTTGCAGGCGCTGGGCGATTTCTTCTCCAACATCTGGAATAACTACGTCAAGCCCACTTGGGAGGCGCTAGGCAATGGTATCCGCTGGGTGGCAGATAATGTAGTCCACCCAGTGTTTGAAGGGCTGAAAGACGGCCTGACTAGGGTCAGGGATTGGTTCAGCCAGACCGTCGATAATATCGGACGCATCTGGGATGGCATCAAGGACAAGACGAAAAAACCTGTCGAGTTCGTGGTCAACACGGTCTACAACGGTGGCATCCGCAAAGCCTGGAACACGGTGGCCAAGCTTGTCGGTCTCGACGAACTGCCTGAGCATCATTTCGCTACCGGCGGTGTGATGCCTGGCTATTCGCCTGGTCGCGACATTCATCACTTCTTTAGCCCTACCGGCGGTTTGCTTAGCTTATCTGGCAATGAGGCGATCATGCGCCCTGAGGTTACTACGGCCATGGGCGGCGAACCCGCCGTGAACGCTCTAAACGATGCCGCTATTCGCGGCGGCGTGAGTCGTGTTAGGAAGCTGCTGGGTGAAGGTGCGGCGTTCGCTAAGGGCGGCGTGTTCCGTACTTTGGCGTTCGCTAAGGGCGGCGTGTTCCGTACTTTGGCGTTTGCTAAGGGCGGTGTGTTCCCTAATGGCGGCACCGAGCAGCGCGATAAGCTGACTGAACGTATCGCATCACTGTTCGATGCGATTAAGAGTGAGCATGGCAAGCCTTATCAATATGGGGGCACCGGCAATCCCTCATGGGACTGTTCGGGCCTGTGGTCAGGCATTGTACAGTTCCTGAACGGTGGGAATTTGCGCGGTGGTCGCATATTCAATACCGAAAGCAATTTCGGTAACTTCGGTTTCGTCCCTGGACTGTCCGGCCGTGTGACCATTGGTGTGCTGTCTGGCAAAGGCGGTGGTGAGAACGGCCATATGGCGGGCACCATCGACGGGGTTAACCTGGAATCCGCTGGTGACCACGGTGTGCAGATCGGTGGTGCGGCTCGCGGTTCCGATAATGGCATGTTCAACCACGTCTACACGCTGCAGGAGTTCCTTGGGGAGTTCATCAGCGGCGGCAACGGCGGTGGTGGCGGTTTCAACCTGGGGGCCATGGTCAAAGGCTTGTGGGATGCGGCGATCAGCAAGATCGGAGATTTCCCAGGCAAAGACAAAAATGGTGACTTCGGGAAACTGCCTGGTGCTGTGGCGAAAACCTTGGCCGATAAAGCTTGGGATTTCGTCAAGTCGAAGATCGGCGTGTTTGCCGGTTCTGCTGGTGTCGCTGGTAGCGCCGAATCTTGGCGCGAAATGGCGATGGCGGCGATGCGTCGCCAGGGCTTCAATGCAGATGATCCACGCCAGGTTAACGCCATGCTGGCTCAGATTATGAGTGAGTCGGGCGGCAACCCCGGTATCGCGCAACAGATCGTTGACGTCAACGGCACCGGCGACAGTGCAGGCGTTGGCCTGCTGCAGATCATCCCGGGGACTTTCGCGGCTTACCGTGACCCGGAACTAGCTGATGACAGACGTGATCCGTGGGCAAATATGAATGCCGCGCTCAGGTACTACCGGGCCAAGTATGGTGGCGATCTGACGAGCGTATGGGGTCATGGTCATGGCTATGATTCCGGCGGCTGGTTGAAACCAACCCCGAACGGGTTTGGCACCTACTACAATCATTCTGGCGAACCTGAGGCCGTTCTGACTGGTCCCCAATGGCGGGGCGTCGAGAAGCTGGCCGATGGCGTGTACCGGCTGTCCAAGCCGCTTGGCGACATGGTTGCAGGCTTCCCAGCTGCTGTTAGGCAGATCGGTGATGCCTTGCAGCACACGGCCACTACCGGGGATTATCCTGGTGCACCGCTTATTGATGAGGATTCACCCCTTGTTGATGCTGCGCTGGCTGTGCATCGCGAGACTGATTTGCTGGCGACGGCGCGGGGCGAATTGGGTACGGCGTTTGCTGGTGGTGATGATGGGTATGGTGCCCTTGCTGACCTGCTGGGTAACGACGAGTTGGCGCGGAACCTGGTGAACTTCACCGGCAATGTTGGTGTTGCTGGCCAGGAGCTTTCTACGGCGTTTGCTGGTGGTGATGATGGGTATGGTGCCCTTGCTGACCTGCTGGGTAACGACGAGTTGGCGCGGGCAATCGTAACCGGTATCGGCGACGTCGGAACTGCTGTCCGCGAAACCAGTGCCGCCATCGACCGCGCACACAAGGGCTTCAACGAGTGGGCCGCCGAAAACGAGAACCATGGACGCATAGGGTCACCTGAAGAGTGGGCCTTGCACTACGGTTCAGCGGCCGGGGCTAGCATGCTCGACGACGCCCTTGGGCTTTTCGGTCTTGATGGGATCGTTGGCGGCACTCTGAAGGATTCGTTTGTGGAGCTGGTTAACCAGTCAGCGAACTACACGAACGGGGCTTTGGACTACTACGGCGTTCCCAGCGCACGGTTCGGGCACATTTCAAAGGACTCACTGAAGCCTTTGAGTGTGCTCGATAATGATGGGCGCGTACCAAAGGTTGAGGTTGCACAGCCTGCCACAGTGGAGGTTAATGACACTGTGACGGAAAGCAAGCCTGCGGCCACGGGCGACCCGTCAGGCGGGAAACAAACGATCATTGTTCAGCTGGAAGGCGATAAGACCTACACAGGTGAACAGGTCAAAAAGATGTTCAACCAGCTCGACGAGAAATACGATTCCCTCAAATTCGAGGTCGAAGACCTCAAGGACAAGAACACCGCCCCGGTAACTTCCGGGGTAGGTGGAATCGTGTAA